AGACGCAAACAGCGCATTGTACGAATGGAACTACACGCGTCAAATTTTGCAACTCCGTATTGATGAAGCCCGCGGTCGCGAGAAAGAAGATATCGGCACCGATCTCTTTAGCGAGACATTTCTGCTGAAACGCCCCCTCCTTGAAGCGATCCAAAGCGATGGCGATGTACCGCCAGTCTTGCTCATTGACGAGGTTGACAGAAGCGACAGCGAATTCGAGGCGTTCCTGCTCGAAATCCTATCCGATTTCCAGATTACCATTCCCGAAATCGGGACAATCCAAGCGAAACATATTCCATACGTCGTGCTAACCTCAAACCGCACACGAGAGGTTCACGAAGCACTCAAACGGCGTTGTCTCTATCAGTGGATTGACTACCCTACCATTGAAAAGGAATTGGCGATTGTTCAGACGAAACTGCCGCAGATTGATGAACATCTCGCACAACAATTATGCCGGATCATGCAACTCTGGCGGCAGGGAGATTACTATAAAAAGCCGGGAGTCGCTGAAACACTGGATTGGGCATTGGCACTCATTGCACTCGGCAAAGGGCAATTGGATGCGGATGTCGTTGCAGAGACGCTTGGGTGTGTTTTCAAATATCAGGATGATATCCAACGGGCGCGCACCGTAGAACTATCCGAATTAGGATTACAAGATGAACCAGCATAGGAAAGGTCAACGTGTTGAAACAAAAATCTTTAGAGGGACGGGTTACCTCCTTTTAGTGGCTGCAGCTTTCTGCACGATGATACCTCTGCTATGGTTGTTGACTTCCTCTTTTAAAACTGCAAATGAGATTTTTGCCGTTCCTATACAGTGGTTTCCCAGCTTCCCCCCACGTGTTGCATCATCGCCTTATATTATTGAAGACGCATATCCAAAGATTGAGAAACCGATAACAGTAGATAAAACAAAATGGAATGAACTACAACCTGAACTTACACAAGCAATCTGGACGAAGGCGCGAGCACACATCGCAGCAAACAGACAATTTTCCAATTACGTCCCATCCGAGCAATTACAGACGGAAATGATAGAAGGCTTATGGCAACAGTTGGTCACGACTTTGCCAGACGAGATATGGCATGAAACAACAGAATCCGTCGCTACTGCGGTGCAGGACGCAGTTATTCCAGAAATCGTTGACACGATCTGGGGGTCTGTGTACCGTGAAGTTGGAATTGGAACACTCCAGATAGAAGATATTGACTTTAATCGTACGTCAATTGAAACCGTGAAATGGGAAACAGCATCAGAGACGAGTACACGCATGCGTCCCTCCGAAGATACGCAGACTGTTGCGAGTCTATCCTACAATTTTCAAGACAGCGACACGCTTCATATAACAGCTGCTGTTCCTTCGCCTGTCCCAATTGAGCGGATTCGGCGACTCACGTTGCCTGTCCGCGGAGATGCCTCGTACCACCGACTCTCCTTAACCGTGTCTGTTCTGCAATCTGGAGAGGCTACGGACAATACCAATAGAATTACATATCAACCGACACGATCTTTCGTTTTGGAGAGTGCGTTGTGGAAAGACGCGGTCTGGCGACTGCACGGCATCCCTGGTGAATTGGAATCATCGCACATTACGATGCAGCAAGTGAAAACGGATGACGCAGTCCAGCCTCCGGTAGAGATAGGAACAGAACCGCAATTGTCTCTCCAATTAACAATTCATCAACCGTCTTACCTGTCAATCGTCTGGGATAAGTTAACTTCAAACTATCGGAATCTGTGGAAGACAGTCCCATATAACCGCTACTTTATCAACAGTATTTTCATCGCCACCGCGTCAACGCTTCTTACGCTGTTTTTCTGCTCCCTCGGCGGTTATGCGTTTGCGAAGTATCAATTCCGCGGTCAGAAAATCCTGTTCGGGATTCTCCTCGCCTCCATGATGGTGCCTTTTCAGGTGTTGCTTGTGCCTCTGTTTGGATTGATGTACGACATCGGATGGCTGAATAGTTATAAGGCGATTATCATCCCATTTTCAGTTGGGGCGTTCGGCGTATTTTTGATGCGTCAATTTATCGTCACGATTCCGTCGGAGCTGCTTGATGCGGCGCGTATTGATGGGTGCTCGGAGTTCGGTATCTACTATCGGATAGTGCTGCCTATCATCAAACCGGCACTCGGCGCGCTAACGATCTATTCGTTTTTAGGTTCATGGAACGGTTATCTCTGGCCTCTCATCATTTTGCGAGATGAAGCGAAATATACACTGCCCATCGGTTTAGCAAATCTCGTCGGTATCTATCGTCAAGATTACGGTATGCTGATGGCTGGCACACTGCTGTCGCTGATGCCGATTGTTATTCTCTTTTTAGCGATGCAGCGCGAATTTGTACAAGGGATTACTTTAGGAAGCGTCAAGGAGTAAAAAATGTCTGATTACACTACAGTCACGAAAACGAAAGCCATACGAGAAGGTCGCGGAAAGGCTTTTACCGTCAATGGAAGACGAGTTGCGATCTTCAATGAAAATGGTAAATTCTGTGCTGTGGACAACACCTGTCCGCACGCCATGGGTTCACTTGGTAGAGGTAGAATTCGGGACGGTATTGCTGTGTGCCCCGTCCACGGCTACGCTTAT
The Candidatus Poribacteria bacterium genome window above contains:
- a CDS encoding MoxR family ATPase, with translation MFTSIENVQNACEKHAYIADKGLATTLYLAHHLKKPIFLEGEPGVGKTEVAKVLADSTGAKLIRLQCYEGLDANSALYEWNYTRQILQLRIDEARGREKEDIGTDLFSETFLLKRPLLEAIQSDGDVPPVLLIDEVDRSDSEFEAFLLEILSDFQITIPEIGTIQAKHIPYVVLTSNRTREVHEALKRRCLYQWIDYPTIEKELAIVQTKLPQIDEHLAQQLCRIMQLWRQGDYYKKPGVAETLDWALALIALGKGQLDADVVAETLGCVFKYQDDIQRARTVELSELGLQDEPA
- a CDS encoding Rieske (2Fe-2S) protein; this translates as MSDYTTVTKTKAIREGRGKAFTVNGRRVAIFNENGKFCAVDNTCPHAMGSLGRGRIRDGIAVCPVHGYAYNTETGECQTDPRLRIRTYPLIVEDEEIKVEVKQ
- a CDS encoding ABC transporter permease subunit encodes the protein MNQHRKGQRVETKIFRGTGYLLLVAAAFCTMIPLLWLLTSSFKTANEIFAVPIQWFPSFPPRVASSPYIIEDAYPKIEKPITVDKTKWNELQPELTQAIWTKARAHIAANRQFSNYVPSEQLQTEMIEGLWQQLVTTLPDEIWHETTESVATAVQDAVIPEIVDTIWGSVYREVGIGTLQIEDIDFNRTSIETVKWETASETSTRMRPSEDTQTVASLSYNFQDSDTLHITAAVPSPVPIERIRRLTLPVRGDASYHRLSLTVSVLQSGEATDNTNRITYQPTRSFVLESALWKDAVWRLHGIPGELESSHITMQQVKTDDAVQPPVEIGTEPQLSLQLTIHQPSYLSIVWDKLTSNYRNLWKTVPYNRYFINSIFIATASTLLTLFFCSLGGYAFAKYQFRGQKILFGILLASMMVPFQVLLVPLFGLMYDIGWLNSYKAIIIPFSVGAFGVFLMRQFIVTIPSELLDAARIDGCSEFGIYYRIVLPIIKPALGALTIYSFLGSWNGYLWPLIILRDEAKYTLPIGLANLVGIYRQDYGMLMAGTLLSLMPIVILFLAMQREFVQGITLGSVKE